In one window of Gossypium hirsutum isolate 1008001.06 chromosome A01, Gossypium_hirsutum_v2.1, whole genome shotgun sequence DNA:
- the LOC107922535 gene encoding kinesin-like protein KIN-14L isoform X2 → MEYVTRTGFHDLNLASRKAEEAALRRYVALAWLETLVGPLGISNQPSEKEFISCLRNGLILCNVINKIHPGAVPKVVESNSHAQSLNREFQPPAAYQYFENVRNFLVAIEDLKLPAFGACDLERDNLDAGSSAKVVDCILALKSYHECKQINCGTANGYYKLTRSPMVMHSSTKINSRASSESCRRLDMPAACDKRPPANGEVYKLEDTIVKLLADYMVDTKENFDDNFLGSFHSRNPDSVKVLSKMISSCLEEQLVNKIPEGSRACTKKANQNHINLLKMQEKELSDLKDLLLTAKREFEDLQSQLQIDLKNIGSQVEEMSTAAVQYHKVVEENRKLYNMVQDLKGNIRVFCRIRPAFCGGTRNVIDFIGEDGSLVISDPSKPKKDGRKVFQFNRVFGPSATQDDVFNDTQPLIRSVMDGYNVCIFAYGQTGSGKTYTMSGPSGGSTKDLGINYLALNDLFEISNQRKDSISYEIQVQMVEIYNEQIRDLLSEDSSSTKLEIRSCSNDNGLSLPDATLHTVKSTSDVLNLMKYGEVNRVVCSTAINNRSSRSHSILTVHVHGKYTSGNMIRSCLHLVDLAGSERVDKSEVTGDRLKEAQHINKSLSCLGDVVTALAQKNSHIPYRNSKLTLLLQDSLGGHAKTLMFAHVSPEEDSFGETLSTLKFARRVSTVELGAARLNKESSEVMQLKEQIENLKKALANKEAPSTPSYKMKEPKSPFEKQMAAIAKTPPRTRRLSIENGSTMKSEKAMNAEDRRGPKIPSSITRARRLSSEGSRNEENSQIKVSADVSRSLHASTVSVQKYSQFQDEEAVTKQFGNLSNGSSVMEAYHSKPHQSPTSSSFQKQALKTDCRTQIPRLELPSTPEPKVYSRNDIQNLMQTVISTESRTANGKGSQVRKSLRTTIGKLISGSEKRNLQKTLELKSPVRGVGNVNDLKSPPVTAHAKAARRESLTGVQTSGSDRSRRSSLGGKPIELSTPMSNNRNARTPPPVHPSSAKTTKRWL, encoded by the exons ATGGAGTATGTTACAAGAACTGGGTTCCATGACCTCAATTTGGCTTCAAGAAAAGCTGAAGAAGCTG CGTTGAGAAGATATGTGGCTCTTGCTTGGTTAGAAACCTTAGTTGGTCCACTGGGGATATCCAACCAGCCATCAGAAAAAGAGTTCATTTCTTGCTTGAGAAATGGTTTGATTCTTTGCAATGTAATTAACAAGATCCATCCTGGTGCAGTACCCAAG GTCGTGGAGAGTAATTCACATGCACAATCACTCAATCGGGAGTTTCAGCCTCCAGCAGCCTATCAATACTTTGAAAATGTCAGGAATTTTCTTGTTGCCATTGAAGACCTTAAATTGCCAGCCTTTGGAGCTTGTGATCTCGAAAGG GATAACTTGGACGCAGGGTCTTCAGCTAAGGTTGTAGACTGCATATTAGCCCTCAAGTCATATCATGAATGTAAGCAGATTAATTGCGGAACTGCAAATGGATATTATAAGCTTACAAGGTCCCCCATGGTAATGCATTCTTCCACTAAGATCAACTCGCGAGCCTCATCAGAATCTTGTAGGCGCTTGGACATGCCTGCTGCTTGTGATAAACGACCGCCTGCCAATGGCGAAGTCTATAAACTTGAAG ATACAATTGTGAAGTTACTAGCCGACTACATGGTTGACACAAAGGAAAACTTTGATGACAACTTTTTGGGTTCTTTCCACAGTAGAAATCCG GATTCAGTCAAAGTATTGAGCAAGATGATTTCAAGTTGCCTGGAGGAGCAACTTGTAAATAAGATCCCAGAG GGATCAAGGGCTTGCACGAAGAAGGCTAATCAAAACCacataaatttattgaaaatgcAGGAAAAGGAACTTTCA GACCTCAAGGATTTGTTGTTAACAGCAAAAAGAGAGTTTGAAGACTTACAATCACAACTGCAAATAGATTTGAAAAATATAG GAAGTCAAGTAGAAGAGATGTCCACTGCTGCAGTTCAGTATCACAAGGTGGTGGAAGAGAACAGAAAGTTATACAATATGGTACAAGATTTGAAAG GAAATATCCGGGTTTTCTGCAGAATTAGACCTGCTTTCTGTGGTGGAACTAGAAATGTAATAGATTTTATTGGAGAGGATGGTTCACTTGTGATTTCGGACCCATCAAAACCCAAAAAGGATGGAAGAAAAGTCTTTCAGTTTAATCGTGTTTTTGGTCCAAGTGCAACACAAG ATGATGTGTTTAATGACACTCAACCTTTGATTCGATCTGTCATGGATGGTTATAATGTTTGTATCTTTGCATATGGCCAAACTGGATCAGGCAAAACTTATACTATG AGTGGTCCATCAGGTGGATCAACCAAGGATTTGGGGATTAATTATTTAGCTCTCAATGATCTCTTTGAAATTTCTAATCAAAGGAAAGATAGCATAAGTTACGAGATTCAAGTTCAAATGGTGGAGATATATAATGAACAAATCAGAGACCTTCTTTCAGAAGATTCATCATCCACCAA GTTAGAGATTCGTAGCTGCAGTAATGATAATGGCTTAAGCCTTCCAGATGCTACATTGCATACAGTGAAGTCCACAAGTGATGTGCTAAATCTAATGAAATATGGAGAGGTGAATCGTGTTGTCTGTTCCACTGCAATCAACAACAGAAGTAGCCGCTCCCACAG TATCCTAACAGTACACGTGCATGGGAAATATACATCTGGAAACATGATTCGTAGTTGCTTGCATTTGGTTGACCTTGCGGGAAGTGAAAGGGTGGACAAATCGGAAGTTACTGGAGATAGGCTAAAGGAGGCTCAACATATTAATAAGTCTCTTTCTTGTCTTGGAGATGTGGTCACCGCTTTGGCTCAGAAGAACTCTCACATACCCTACAGAAACAGCAAACTCACGCTTCTCTTGCAAGACTCATTAG GTGGACATGCTAAGACATTGATGTTTGCTCATGTGAGTCCGGAAGAAGACTCTTTTGGAGAAACATTAAGTACCTTGAAGTTTGCTAGGAGAGTTTCAACAGTAGAACTTGGTGCTGCTCGTTTAAATAAAGAGAGCAGTGAGGTTATGCAGCTCAAAGAGCAG ATTGAGAACCTCAAGAAGGCATTGGCAAATAAGGAAGCACCGAGCACACCTTCATACAAAATGAAAGAACCTAAATCTCCATTTGAGAAACAAATGGCAGCGATTGCGAAAACTCCCCCACGTACTCGAAGGTTGAGCATTGAGAATGGTAGCACCATGAAATCTGAGAAGGCAATGAATGCAGAAGACAGGAGAGGACCAAAAATTCCATCTTCTATAACTCGGGCAAGGAGGTTGAGCTCGGAAGGCTCAAGAAATGAGGAAAATAGTCAGATAAAAGTATCAGCAGATGTTAGTAGGTCTTTACATGCTAGCACAGTATCCGTACAGAAATACAGTCAGTTTCAAGATGAAGAAGCAGTTACAAAACAGTTTGGGAATCTCAGCAACGGCAGCTCAGTGATGGAGGCTTATCATTCTAAGCCTCATCAAAGCCCTACTAGTTCATCCTTCCAAAAGCAAGCACTAAAGACTGATTGTCGAACACAAATTCCTAGACTTGAGCTACCTAGTACACCTGAGCCTAAAGTATACTCTAGAAATGACATACAGAATCTCATGCAAACAGTAATTTCTACAGAGTCCAGAACGGCAAATG GTAAAGGATCTCAAGTAAGAAAATCGCTGCGAACAACCATTGGGAAACTGATTAGTGGCTCTGAAAAAAG GAATCTACAGAAGACATTAGAACTAAAGTCACCTGTCAGGGGAGTGGGCAATGTGAACGATCTCAAGTCACCACCAGTCACGGCTCATGCAAAAGCAGCACGTAGGGAATCACTTACCGGTGTCCAAACATCAGGGTCAGACAGGTCCCGCAGATCTTCCCTTGGAGGGAAGCCAATCGAGTTGA GTACACCTATGAGCAATAACAGGAATGCCAGGACACCGCCTCCTGTCCACCCATCATCAGCAAAGACAACAAAGCGGTGGTTGTAA
- the LOC107922535 gene encoding kinesin-like protein KIN-14L isoform X1 yields MEYVTRTGFHDLNLASRKAEEAALRRYVALAWLETLVGPLGISNQPSEKEFISCLRNGLILCNVINKIHPGAVPKVVESNSHAQSLNREFQPPAAYQYFENVRNFLVAIEDLKLPAFGACDLERDNLDAGSSAKVVDCILALKSYHECKQINCGTANGYYKLTRSPMVMHSSTKINSRASSESCRRLDMPAACDKRPPANGEVYKLEDTIVKLLADYMVDTKENFDDNFLGSFHSRNPDSVKVLSKMISSCLEEQLVNKIPEGSRACTKKANQNHINLLKMQEKELSDLKDLLLTAKREFEDLQSQLQIDLKNIGSQVEEMSTAAVQYHKVVEENRKLYNMVQDLKGNIRVFCRIRPAFCGGTRNVIDFIGEDGSLVISDPSKPKKDGRKVFQFNRVFGPSATQDDVFNDTQPLIRSVMDGYNVCIFAYGQTGSGKTYTMSGPSGGSTKDLGINYLALNDLFEISNQRKDSISYEIQVQMVEIYNEQIRDLLSEDSSSTKLEIRSCSNDNGLSLPDATLHTVKSTSDVLNLMKYGEVNRVVCSTAINNRSSRSHSILTVHVHGKYTSGNMIRSCLHLVDLAGSERVDKSEVTGDRLKEAQHINKSLSCLGDVVTALAQKNSHIPYRNSKLTLLLQDSLGGHAKTLMFAHVSPEEDSFGETLSTLKFARRVSTVELGAARLNKESSEVMQLKEQIENLKKALANKEAPSTPSYKMKEPKSPFEKQMAAIAKTPPRTRRLSIENGSTMKSEKAMNAEDRRGPKIPSSITRARRLSSEGSRNEENSQIKVSADVSRSLHASTVSVQKYSQFQDEEAVTKQFGNLSNGSSVMEAYHSKPHQSPTSSSFQKQALKTDCRTQIPRLELPSTPEPKVYSRNDIQNLMQTVISTESRTANGKGSALANKEAPSTPSYKMKEPKSPFEKQMAAIAKTPPRTRRLSIENGSTMKSEKAMNAEDRRGPKIPSSITRARRLSSEGSRNEDNSQIKVSADVSRSLHACTVSVQKYSQFQDEEAVTKQFGNLSNGSSVMEAYHSKPHQSPTSSSFQKQALKTDCRTQIPRLELPSTPEPKVYSRNDIQNLMQTVISTESRTANGKGSQVRKSLRTTIGKLISGSEKRNLQKTLELKSPVRGVGNVNDLKSPPVTAHAKAARRESLTGVQTSGSDRSRRSSLGGKPIELSTPMSNNRNARTPPPVHPSSAKTTKRWL; encoded by the exons ATGGAGTATGTTACAAGAACTGGGTTCCATGACCTCAATTTGGCTTCAAGAAAAGCTGAAGAAGCTG CGTTGAGAAGATATGTGGCTCTTGCTTGGTTAGAAACCTTAGTTGGTCCACTGGGGATATCCAACCAGCCATCAGAAAAAGAGTTCATTTCTTGCTTGAGAAATGGTTTGATTCTTTGCAATGTAATTAACAAGATCCATCCTGGTGCAGTACCCAAG GTCGTGGAGAGTAATTCACATGCACAATCACTCAATCGGGAGTTTCAGCCTCCAGCAGCCTATCAATACTTTGAAAATGTCAGGAATTTTCTTGTTGCCATTGAAGACCTTAAATTGCCAGCCTTTGGAGCTTGTGATCTCGAAAGG GATAACTTGGACGCAGGGTCTTCAGCTAAGGTTGTAGACTGCATATTAGCCCTCAAGTCATATCATGAATGTAAGCAGATTAATTGCGGAACTGCAAATGGATATTATAAGCTTACAAGGTCCCCCATGGTAATGCATTCTTCCACTAAGATCAACTCGCGAGCCTCATCAGAATCTTGTAGGCGCTTGGACATGCCTGCTGCTTGTGATAAACGACCGCCTGCCAATGGCGAAGTCTATAAACTTGAAG ATACAATTGTGAAGTTACTAGCCGACTACATGGTTGACACAAAGGAAAACTTTGATGACAACTTTTTGGGTTCTTTCCACAGTAGAAATCCG GATTCAGTCAAAGTATTGAGCAAGATGATTTCAAGTTGCCTGGAGGAGCAACTTGTAAATAAGATCCCAGAG GGATCAAGGGCTTGCACGAAGAAGGCTAATCAAAACCacataaatttattgaaaatgcAGGAAAAGGAACTTTCA GACCTCAAGGATTTGTTGTTAACAGCAAAAAGAGAGTTTGAAGACTTACAATCACAACTGCAAATAGATTTGAAAAATATAG GAAGTCAAGTAGAAGAGATGTCCACTGCTGCAGTTCAGTATCACAAGGTGGTGGAAGAGAACAGAAAGTTATACAATATGGTACAAGATTTGAAAG GAAATATCCGGGTTTTCTGCAGAATTAGACCTGCTTTCTGTGGTGGAACTAGAAATGTAATAGATTTTATTGGAGAGGATGGTTCACTTGTGATTTCGGACCCATCAAAACCCAAAAAGGATGGAAGAAAAGTCTTTCAGTTTAATCGTGTTTTTGGTCCAAGTGCAACACAAG ATGATGTGTTTAATGACACTCAACCTTTGATTCGATCTGTCATGGATGGTTATAATGTTTGTATCTTTGCATATGGCCAAACTGGATCAGGCAAAACTTATACTATG AGTGGTCCATCAGGTGGATCAACCAAGGATTTGGGGATTAATTATTTAGCTCTCAATGATCTCTTTGAAATTTCTAATCAAAGGAAAGATAGCATAAGTTACGAGATTCAAGTTCAAATGGTGGAGATATATAATGAACAAATCAGAGACCTTCTTTCAGAAGATTCATCATCCACCAA GTTAGAGATTCGTAGCTGCAGTAATGATAATGGCTTAAGCCTTCCAGATGCTACATTGCATACAGTGAAGTCCACAAGTGATGTGCTAAATCTAATGAAATATGGAGAGGTGAATCGTGTTGTCTGTTCCACTGCAATCAACAACAGAAGTAGCCGCTCCCACAG TATCCTAACAGTACACGTGCATGGGAAATATACATCTGGAAACATGATTCGTAGTTGCTTGCATTTGGTTGACCTTGCGGGAAGTGAAAGGGTGGACAAATCGGAAGTTACTGGAGATAGGCTAAAGGAGGCTCAACATATTAATAAGTCTCTTTCTTGTCTTGGAGATGTGGTCACCGCTTTGGCTCAGAAGAACTCTCACATACCCTACAGAAACAGCAAACTCACGCTTCTCTTGCAAGACTCATTAG GTGGACATGCTAAGACATTGATGTTTGCTCATGTGAGTCCGGAAGAAGACTCTTTTGGAGAAACATTAAGTACCTTGAAGTTTGCTAGGAGAGTTTCAACAGTAGAACTTGGTGCTGCTCGTTTAAATAAAGAGAGCAGTGAGGTTATGCAGCTCAAAGAGCAG ATTGAGAACCTCAAGAAGGCATTGGCAAATAAGGAAGCACCGAGCACACCTTCATACAAAATGAAAGAACCTAAATCTCCATTTGAGAAACAAATGGCAGCGATTGCGAAAACTCCCCCACGTACTCGAAGGTTGAGCATTGAGAATGGTAGCACCATGAAATCTGAGAAGGCAATGAATGCAGAAGACAGGAGAGGACCAAAAATTCCATCTTCTATAACTCGGGCAAGGAGGTTGAGCTCGGAAGGCTCAAGAAATGAGGAAAATAGTCAGATAAAAGTATCAGCAGATGTTAGTAGGTCTTTACATGCTAGCACAGTATCCGTACAGAAATACAGTCAGTTTCAAGATGAAGAAGCAGTTACAAAACAGTTTGGGAATCTCAGCAACGGCAGCTCAGTGATGGAGGCTTATCATTCTAAGCCTCATCAAAGCCCTACTAGTTCATCCTTCCAAAAGCAAGCACTAAAGACTGATTGTCGAACACAAATTCCTAGACTTGAGCTACCTAGTACACCTGAGCCTAAAGTATACTCTAGAAATGACATACAGAATCTCATGCAAACAGTAATTTCTACAGAGTCCAGAACGGCAAATGGTAAAGGATCAGCATTGGCAAATAAGGAAGCACCGAGCACACCTTCATACAAAATGAAAGAACCTAAATCTCCATTTGAGAAACAAATGGCAGCGATTGCGAAAACTCCCCCACGTACTCGAAGGTTGAGCATTGAGAATGGTAGCACCATGAAATCTGAGAAGGCAATGAATGCAGAAGACAGGAGAGGACCAAAAATTCCATCTTCTATAACTCGGGCAAGGAGGTTGAGCTCGGAAGGCTCAAGAAATGAGGACAATAGTCAGATAAAAGTATCAGCAGATGTTAGTAGGTCTTTACATGCTTGCACAGTATCCGTACAGAAATACAGTCAGTTTCAAGATGAAGAAGCAGTTACAAAACAGTTTGGGAATCTCAGCAACGGCAGCTCAGTGATGGAGGCTTATCATTCTAAGCCTCATCAAAGCCCTACTAGTTCATCCTTCCAAAAGCAAGCACTAAAGACTGATTGTCGAACACAAATTCCTAGACTTGAGCTACCTAGTACACCTGAGCCTAAAGTATACTCTAGAAATGACATACAGAATCTCATGCAAACAGTAATTTCTACAGAGTCCAGAACGGCAAATGGTAAAGGATCTCAAGTAAGAAAATCGCTGCGAACAACCATTGGGAAACTGATTAGTGGCTCTGAAAAAAG GAATCTACAGAAGACATTAGAACTAAAGTCACCTGTCAGGGGAGTGGGCAATGTGAACGATCTCAAGTCACCACCAGTCACGGCTCATGCAAAAGCAGCACGTAGGGAATCACTTACCGGTGTCCAAACATCAGGGTCAGACAGGTCCCGCAGATCTTCCCTTGGAGGGAAGCCAATCGAGTTGA GTACACCTATGAGCAATAACAGGAATGCCAGGACACCGCCTCCTGTCCACCCATCATCAGCAAAGACAACAAAGCGGTGGTTGTAA
- the LOC107922535 gene encoding kinesin-like protein KIN-14L isoform X3, whose product MEYVTRTGFHDLNLASRKAEEAALRRYVALAWLETLVGPLGISNQPSEKEFISCLRNGLILCNVINKIHPGAVPKVVESNSHAQSLNREFQPPAAYQYFENVRNFLVAIEDLKLPAFGACDLERDNLDAGSSAKVVDCILALKSYHECKQINCGTANGYYKLTRSPMVMHSSTKINSRASSESCRRLDMPAACDKRPPANGEVYKLEDTIVKLLADYMVDTKENFDDNFLGSFHSRNPDSVKVLSKMISSCLEEQLVNKIPEGSRACTKKANQNHINLLKMQEKELSDLKDLLLTAKREFEDLQSQLQIDLKNIGSQVEEMSTAAVQYHKVVEENRKLYNMVQDLKGNIRVFCRIRPAFCGGTRNVIDFIGEDGSLVISDPSKPKKDGRKVFQFNRVFGPSATQDDVFNDTQPLIRSVMDGYNVCIFAYGQTGSGKTYTMSGPSGGSTKDLGINYLALNDLFEISNQRKDSISYEIQVQMVEIYNEQIRDLLSEDSSSTKLEIRSCSNDNGLSLPDATLHTVKSTSDVLNLMKYGEVNRVVCSTAINNRSSRSHSILTVHVHGKYTSGNMIRSCLHLVDLAGSERVDKSEVTGDRLKEAQHINKSLSCLGDVVTALAQKNSHIPYRNSKLTLLLQDSLGGHAKTLMFAHVSPEEDSFGETLSTLKFARRVSTVELGAARLNKESSEVMQLKEQIENLKKALANKEAPSTPSYKMKEPKSPFEKQMAAIAKTPPRTRRLSIENGSTMKSEKAMNAEDRRGPKIPSSITRARRLSSEGSRNEDNSQIKVSADVSRSLHACTVSVQKYSQFQDEEAVTKQFGNLSNGSSVMEAYHSKPHQSPTSSSFQKQALKTDCRTQIPRLELPSTPEPKVYSRNDIQNLMQTVISTESRTANGKGSQVRKSLRTTIGKLISGSEKRNLQKTLELKSPVRGVGNVNDLKSPPVTAHAKAARRESLTGVQTSGSDRSRRSSLGGKPIELSTPMSNNRNARTPPPVHPSSAKTTKRWL is encoded by the exons ATGGAGTATGTTACAAGAACTGGGTTCCATGACCTCAATTTGGCTTCAAGAAAAGCTGAAGAAGCTG CGTTGAGAAGATATGTGGCTCTTGCTTGGTTAGAAACCTTAGTTGGTCCACTGGGGATATCCAACCAGCCATCAGAAAAAGAGTTCATTTCTTGCTTGAGAAATGGTTTGATTCTTTGCAATGTAATTAACAAGATCCATCCTGGTGCAGTACCCAAG GTCGTGGAGAGTAATTCACATGCACAATCACTCAATCGGGAGTTTCAGCCTCCAGCAGCCTATCAATACTTTGAAAATGTCAGGAATTTTCTTGTTGCCATTGAAGACCTTAAATTGCCAGCCTTTGGAGCTTGTGATCTCGAAAGG GATAACTTGGACGCAGGGTCTTCAGCTAAGGTTGTAGACTGCATATTAGCCCTCAAGTCATATCATGAATGTAAGCAGATTAATTGCGGAACTGCAAATGGATATTATAAGCTTACAAGGTCCCCCATGGTAATGCATTCTTCCACTAAGATCAACTCGCGAGCCTCATCAGAATCTTGTAGGCGCTTGGACATGCCTGCTGCTTGTGATAAACGACCGCCTGCCAATGGCGAAGTCTATAAACTTGAAG ATACAATTGTGAAGTTACTAGCCGACTACATGGTTGACACAAAGGAAAACTTTGATGACAACTTTTTGGGTTCTTTCCACAGTAGAAATCCG GATTCAGTCAAAGTATTGAGCAAGATGATTTCAAGTTGCCTGGAGGAGCAACTTGTAAATAAGATCCCAGAG GGATCAAGGGCTTGCACGAAGAAGGCTAATCAAAACCacataaatttattgaaaatgcAGGAAAAGGAACTTTCA GACCTCAAGGATTTGTTGTTAACAGCAAAAAGAGAGTTTGAAGACTTACAATCACAACTGCAAATAGATTTGAAAAATATAG GAAGTCAAGTAGAAGAGATGTCCACTGCTGCAGTTCAGTATCACAAGGTGGTGGAAGAGAACAGAAAGTTATACAATATGGTACAAGATTTGAAAG GAAATATCCGGGTTTTCTGCAGAATTAGACCTGCTTTCTGTGGTGGAACTAGAAATGTAATAGATTTTATTGGAGAGGATGGTTCACTTGTGATTTCGGACCCATCAAAACCCAAAAAGGATGGAAGAAAAGTCTTTCAGTTTAATCGTGTTTTTGGTCCAAGTGCAACACAAG ATGATGTGTTTAATGACACTCAACCTTTGATTCGATCTGTCATGGATGGTTATAATGTTTGTATCTTTGCATATGGCCAAACTGGATCAGGCAAAACTTATACTATG AGTGGTCCATCAGGTGGATCAACCAAGGATTTGGGGATTAATTATTTAGCTCTCAATGATCTCTTTGAAATTTCTAATCAAAGGAAAGATAGCATAAGTTACGAGATTCAAGTTCAAATGGTGGAGATATATAATGAACAAATCAGAGACCTTCTTTCAGAAGATTCATCATCCACCAA GTTAGAGATTCGTAGCTGCAGTAATGATAATGGCTTAAGCCTTCCAGATGCTACATTGCATACAGTGAAGTCCACAAGTGATGTGCTAAATCTAATGAAATATGGAGAGGTGAATCGTGTTGTCTGTTCCACTGCAATCAACAACAGAAGTAGCCGCTCCCACAG TATCCTAACAGTACACGTGCATGGGAAATATACATCTGGAAACATGATTCGTAGTTGCTTGCATTTGGTTGACCTTGCGGGAAGTGAAAGGGTGGACAAATCGGAAGTTACTGGAGATAGGCTAAAGGAGGCTCAACATATTAATAAGTCTCTTTCTTGTCTTGGAGATGTGGTCACCGCTTTGGCTCAGAAGAACTCTCACATACCCTACAGAAACAGCAAACTCACGCTTCTCTTGCAAGACTCATTAG GTGGACATGCTAAGACATTGATGTTTGCTCATGTGAGTCCGGAAGAAGACTCTTTTGGAGAAACATTAAGTACCTTGAAGTTTGCTAGGAGAGTTTCAACAGTAGAACTTGGTGCTGCTCGTTTAAATAAAGAGAGCAGTGAGGTTATGCAGCTCAAAGAGCAG ATTGAGAACCTCAAGAAGGCATTGGCAA ATAAGGAAGCACCGAGCACACCTTCATACAAAATGAAAGAACCTAAATCTCCATTTGAGAAACAAATGGCAGCGATTGCGAAAACTCCCCCACGTACTCGAAGGTTGAGCATTGAGAATGGTAGCACCATGAAATCTGAGAAGGCAATGAATGCAGAAGACAGGAGAGGACCAAAAATTCCATCTTCTATAACTCGGGCAAGGAGGTTGAGCTCGGAAGGCTCAAGAAATGAGGACAATAGTCAGATAAAAGTATCAGCAGATGTTAGTAGGTCTTTACATGCTTGCACAGTATCCGTACAGAAATACAGTCAGTTTCAAGATGAAGAAGCAGTTACAAAACAGTTTGGGAATCTCAGCAACGGCAGCTCAGTGATGGAGGCTTATCATTCTAAGCCTCATCAAAGCCCTACTAGTTCATCCTTCCAAAAGCAAGCACTAAAGACTGATTGTCGAACACAAATTCCTAGACTTGAGCTACCTAGTACACCTGAGCCTAAAGTATACTCTAGAAATGACATACAGAATCTCATGCAAACAGTAATTTCTACAGAGTCCAGAACGGCAAATGGTAAAGGATCTCAAGTAAGAAAATCGCTGCGAACAACCATTGGGAAACTGATTAGTGGCTCTGAAAAAAG GAATCTACAGAAGACATTAGAACTAAAGTCACCTGTCAGGGGAGTGGGCAATGTGAACGATCTCAAGTCACCACCAGTCACGGCTCATGCAAAAGCAGCACGTAGGGAATCACTTACCGGTGTCCAAACATCAGGGTCAGACAGGTCCCGCAGATCTTCCCTTGGAGGGAAGCCAATCGAGTTGA GTACACCTATGAGCAATAACAGGAATGCCAGGACACCGCCTCCTGTCCACCCATCATCAGCAAAGACAACAAAGCGGTGGTTGTAA